gggggggggggggggggggggggggggggggggggggggggggggggggggggggggggggggggggggggggggggggggggggggggggggggggggggggggggggggggggggggggggggggggggggggggggggggggggggggggggggggggggggggggggggggggggggggggggggggggggggggggggggggggggggggggggggggggggggggggggggggggggggggggggggggggggggggggggggggggggggggggggggggggggggggggggggggggggggggggggggggggggggggggggggggggggggggggggggggggggggggggggggggggggggggggggggggggggggggggggggggggggggggggggggggggggggggggggggggggggggggggggggggggggggggggggggggggggggggggggggggggggggggggggggggggggggggggggggggggggggggggggggggggggggggggggggggggggggggggggggggggggggggggggggggggggggggggggggggggggggggggggggcttcccttcccttcccttcccttccctgaaacttcccttcccttcccttcccttcccttcccttcccttcccaactttccttccttccttccttccttccttccttcctcccttcctcccttccttcgCAACCTTCCTTCAcaaccttccttccttccttcacaaCCTTCCTTCATAAACCTTTCCCAAGGGCTGCCCCGCCTTGCCACTTCCACATGGCACTTGAGGGGCTCCACGGGAGCATCCCACAAGGACACCCGCATCCATAGGGACCAGAATGCTCCCATTTAACCCCACAGGGACACCCGCATCCATAGGGACCAGAATGCTCCCATTTAACCCCACAGGGACACCCGCATCCATAGGGACCAGGATGCTCCCGTTTAACCCCACAAGGACACCCCCATCCACAGGGATCTGGGATGCTCCCGTTTAaccccacagggacacccccagtCCCAGAGATCTCACTCACTGCTGTGAGGTCACACTCAGCTCTAGGAACCCGGGATGTTCCCCATTCTCCCCAAAGCCAAACACCCTCCTGGAAGGGATGCTTATTCCTCTGTGAGGATGGGGCAGCTCttctggggtccctgtgccactgctgtggtTGTTGACATTCCCTATCCCACGGTACAGCTTCCACTGCTGAGCCTGGGCAGGTGGAGGCAGCAGTGTGgcttatttttcaaaagcagttcattaaaaaatgtttatttctgtcaaGCAGTGCATTTGGGGGGAAGGGAGGATAAGGGCATCCTCCAGCATGAAActcaggctgctggaggtgaAGCTTGGTGTGGATCAGTTGTAGGATCCCTGAGTTTTTAGAGCTTTGTGGTGGAGCAGCTGATGGATAAATGTGTGTTGGGATACAGACAGCAAAGCCTTGGATTAACATCCTGCCTGAGGACTGTTCTCATCCAGGATACAGAAGAATCTgctctttcttgcagtgaggaagggaggagagaacaGTGAGACACAGGACAAAGCTCCCgccttccctgcagcctctggcagctccctgtgagcTGATGTGCAGGTAGGAATGAACGTTAACTAACTGTGGGCTGGAAATAGTAACCATCAGAATTAAAAACTCAGAATTCATGCCTTAGCTTTTCCTAGAATCTTGGTTTGCAGCTTCCAGAGTTCTCCCATTGTCAGAGAAAAATCACGTTCCTGATGGACTGAAACGATTGGGGCACTCAGTCTGATTGAAAGAATAAATTGCCAAATTATCACAGGCCCTCAGCTGTGAGATTGATCATTCCTCACATCTTTGGAACATGCAAACTCATGGATAGAACAGCAGGAGATTAACTGGGTATTACTAATTGCTAATCACAAAGGCTGTCAGGGTAAAATTAGAAAGGGAATTTTGTAAAAACCCAACCCCTTTTGCTCAGTGCTTCCAGGATTTGGTTTTCAcggagttttttttttttggtgggttttttttttttttgtgggcaGAACCCTCAAGCAGttttttgctggaaaaagaaaactggagggtttttttctctgattttcattAGCAAAATGCTACAGCCATGGAAAATGGGCATGCCAGCAGACTAAATCCAATTAGTGTGCCTCGAGCTAAGCAGCAGCCAGTTATTGTCTGTGACAATTCACTGTCACTGAGGCTGGTTTCTGCTCAGTCTGTGACCTGTGAGGACAtgggggagatgctgctgctcctggctggctctgatggctctgctgcagggtcTGGCTGTGCTGACCCCTCTTGGGAGGAATGGggcagcctggccccagcctggccagcaaGTGTTTGCTGAATGCAAAATGTTATCCACGTGGTCTTGCCTTGCCTGGAGCTGGTGTTTGGACATGGAAACTCTTCCCAAAGTGTTCCTCAGCTCATGGAAAGATCAATTCAGGTATTGCCAGGCTGGCTCAGCTgaggctgcctgtgcctgcactTGGTCCCACCAATTGTTGTACAAGTCTGAAGGTGTTTGCCTTCACCAAGCCAAAAACTGGGTCTCCAGTGGAAGTCCAGACCAGATCCAGGAGTAAGAGGAGGTGTAAAGAatgacaggcagcagctccatctctgctgtGGCCTCACCAAGCTTGGGCATTTTTAAGCTCAGTGTGAGGTCCCAGTGacctcaccctgctgctggctctgctctaaGCTGAGGGTTCCACTCAGGACCTCCAGATGCCCCCTTCTCTGAGGCTTTCCTCTTGCTCTGAATGGAGTTAGGATGTAGATAACACATTAGCAGCACCTTATCCTGTGTGTGTGACAAACAGAAACCCCTCTGGATCCCTGGTGATGCCATGTCCCCTCACCCACAGGTcgtgtccccacagcaggtGCCCGAGGTGCTGATGTGACACCCACCACTGCCTGCTCCTTGCCAGGGCTATGGGGAAACTGCAGAGTAAAATCAGCCTCCACACCAGCAAATACAGGTAAAGCAACGCTGGGAGATCAGGTCTTGCTAATAAACCAGATGTGAGAGTGAAGAGAGAACACAAAAGACCAGGCACTATAGCAAGAACAGGGGTTTAGTTTCACTACTGGATGTTTAATCAAGGTTTTGATTTCTAACCCTCACTTATTAAGTCTGCTCAGCTTTTTTGGGGGACCAAAAGCCCAAGTGTCACTCACAGGATTGGCCAAGCACATAACCCTGGCCAGGGACTGTGCTCTGTGGTGGCTGAGGCAGAGCTCTgaaggggagcagctccaggagtggCTCTTTGGCCCAAATACCCAAACTGCTTTGTTGTGCCTTCAGAGCCTGTCACCAGCTTTCATGGCCAAGATGAAATAATTCggtccctggcagcagggagagggatctgtgcctggagagcagcactgggtgccAGCAGGAGGGACTTGTGGCCAGGGAgggcctggcagcagggagagggatctatgcctggagagcagcactgagtgCCAGCAGGAGGGACTTGTGGCCAGGGAGGTGtcacagcaaagagcagcagggccTGATCCGTGTGAGTGACTGTGGAAGCTGCTGGGGTCAGaatctcttttcttctgaaacaaaTATTCAGCAGCTCTAGAGCTGGGATAGGTCTGCTCCATGCTCCATCTCATCACAGCCTCTCTCTGGCTCTCTAAGTCAGATGCTGTCTTGCCAGAAGATGCCAGAGGTGCCAGGGAATGGCAGCTGGCActcctggcagcccctgcagctgctggctgtgcctgtgtctcTGCAGGGCCGAGGGCTCCGCGGCACCGCCGGGACCCGGcgcctcccagcagcacagccccgctcACAGCGACGCCGTCACCTCTGTGGCTGCTCTCCAACCTGACCTGTGCGTGTCAGGGGGCAGGGATAAGGTGAGGTATCCCCTGGCATGGGAAAAGATACCCACAGCTTCAAAAGTAAGGTTGAGATGTGAGCTTTGAACATTTCTGTGGGTGGTAGCTAGGTCTGTCCCTggatttagaaaggaaaaatgagctTAGAGTGAAGCACATGGAATCAAGTTTTGTAACCTCTCCAGAGCTCATTTCACATCAAATGCTCCCACCCAGGCTTGGGATGGCCACACTGACTCTTACATCACTTGTATTTAAGGACAGTTGCTCTGGAGCTGAAAACCAGAGGAACCTGTTCCCTGTCCTGTGGACTGTGCACAAATCTTGGTATAATGTAACCAAGGATGTGAAAaatcctccctgccctgctcttgctgagccctgtccctgtccctgtccctgtccctgtccctgcagagcgtggctgtgtccagctggagATCCGGGGCTGCCCTGCGCCGCTTCCTCGGCCACGAGCGCGAGGTCACCAAGGTGAGAGGGCTGGGGTctccctcaggagctgggcagcctggagTGATGGAGCACTGGTTTGTCATCCACACAGAAAGGTGGGATCAGGGTATTCCTGCTATCCAGCTGGGGACAGTTGGGCTTGAtgaccttaaaggtcttttccaaacttaagGATTCATGATTCTGTGCTCAGAGCACATTAGGTTTTTCCCAAGATCCCAACAGATACTTGTGGAAGCAGCACGGGGTGTTGCATCCAGACTaaacagggctgcaggaggtcTGGGTGTGAGTCTGTCTTCCCCTCCAAGAGACTGCAGCAAAAGCTCAGGATGAATCATGAGGTCAAGTTTTGATGCAGAgttccttttcagttttcttcatgTCTCATTCTGCTAGGCTTGATGTTATTTCACAAATCAGCCATACCTGCCTGATATATTCTGGGAATACCCATGCCATGTGTCATAGCTGGCATATTCTGGGAACAGCAGggctttcatttcctttctgggATTCGGATGACAAAGCCAAGAAGGAGAGCAGATGTGCAGAGGGGCCTTCTGGGAGAGCAGATGTGCAGAGGGGCTGTAGCTGTGTGTGGTGTGGCCAGTGGCCCTCTGCAGGGTACTGCAAAGACAAAGGGGGCTTTGTTCACCTCAGTGCTCAAAACAACTGTGCACTGGGCTCATTTGGTTTGTAAGGAAGTTTCTCTGTAAAATGAATGCATGGTTTCTAAGAACAAGGCCTGAGAGCacccattccccatccctgactCTGAGGGGATAAGGGGCAGGTTTGGGAGGCCGGGCTCTCCCCAGCCAtgctcctgtgtgtgctgggctgtggcaggccagcagcagagctgtgctctccctgtGAACTGGGTGGGAGGATGAGCAGCTCCTTCTGGTCCTTGGCAGGTCACCTCAGCCCTTGACTCCAGCAGAGTCTTCAGCGCGTCCCGGGACAAGACAGTGATGATGTGGGAGCTGCACGGGCCTTCGGGGCCAAGGCAGCACTTCCCAGGGCACGACCTGGTTGTTACAGGACTGGCTGTGAGCCCAGGTGAGGGACAGCAGACTGCCAGTCCCCAGGGATTGCCTGGCAGCGTTTCCTGCCTTGTTTCTGATGGGAGGCTGTGTTAGCAGATGCCTCCCAGCTGTGCACGGGCTCCCGGGACAACAGCGTGTGCAAGTGGGACACCGAGactgggcagtgcctgggcagagctgcaatCTCCAGGAATCTGGTAGGATCTGCTGGTTcctcaaatcccatcccaacACTCCCCTGCCTGTATGGTTATTTCACACACGGAGCTGTGCAGAGAGAATTTGCTGTGAGCTTGGTGCCCAAGGGAGCCCTTGGGACACCACACCTGGGCAGGCTCAGCTTGAGGCTGGAACCTGCTCCAGGTAACAACAAACCCAGGAGCACAAAGGTACCAAGGGACTCATGGCAATTTATCAATGCTCTCTGAGCTGTTGGGAAGCACACATAATCATGGAATCACTGAGGTTAGATAAAACAGAGTCCAGCCAttcccccagtgctgcctcAGCCGCtactaacccatgtccccaggtgccacatctacCTGTCGTCCAAATCCCTcctccactgccctgggcagcctgtgccaatgcctgaccacccttttagcaaagaaattttccccaacatccaacctaaacctctcttggcacaacttgaggccatttcctctcattgcttgttccctgggagcagagcctgacccccatctggctgcaccctcctgtcagggagatGTGGAGAGCCAGAAGATCCCCccgagtctccttttctccaggctgaacaagccctGTGCTGCATTCCCTCCTGTaccagcccagagctggtgtgggtgccacccctggtgctgtccctgttccatggctctgtgtcctgctgctggcacctgccAGCCTCAGTCACCCCCAGGAACCCCACTGGGACTAGAcctggcaggagagcagcaaatgTCTTCATCCAACATTTCCAacctggcaggaggagggagagggtgGGAGCTCAGTGGCTCCCTTCATCCAACATTTCCAacctggcaggaggagggagaggatgggAGCTCAGTGGCTCCAGCCTCAGGcagacacagcctgggctgcacacAGGGGTGGCTCCTGCtcatccttccctctctgcaggtcacacacctgtgctgggtTCCTGGGGAGCCTTATGTCATCCAGACCTCAGAGGATAAAACCACCAGGTAAATTCTCCCTGTGGCCAGAGAGAAGggaggcacagcctgaggcacGTGGGGCTGGTTTGTGGTTGTTTGTCATGACCACTGCAGGTGTGACTAAAAGCCACCTGCCAGCTCACCTGGGCTTTGGAGGGCAgtgtcctgccaggctgggagtaGATCTGGGAGGTGACTGCAGGTGAAAAGAAGAATTTGTGAGACAGAAGGGTGGAGAGTGATCCAGCATGGATgaatgcagggatgcagggagagtttgggagcagccaggacagagcgTGTGGTGTGTGggagggcacagagggacagcagggtggTGATGCTGCCTCAGGCTCCCCCTGGGCTCTGTTGTTCCCTGCAGGGTGTGGGACAGCCgggagctgcaggtggcacACACCTTCCCAGCCAAGCAGCACGTGCAGACGTGCTGTGACGCCAGCCAGGACGGGCGGTactgcctgagcagcagcagcggctgCGCCGGCCACGGCGCCGAGGCCACCGTGAGtgtccagccaggctgctctgctcctgtgcccgcacaggggacagcagcagtgctcaggggCTGAGTGTCACCAGCCAGGGCTCCGTGTCTTCCTGCCTGTCCCTTTGGGAAGTTCTGCTCAGGGAATGTCAGAGGTTATTCCTCCCGATTAAACCAACGGGATTTGccccgtccctggaagtgtccgaGGCAAGGTTGGATGGTgatgcccagaggagctggagcagagactACACAGAGTTAAGGGGAataaaatgggtatttattGAGAGGCCTTCAAAGACCACCCCCTGGGCCCCTGCCTGGATGGCTCCAAGGTGGAACCAAAGGAGGGCCTGATCGCACGATCTCACATCTTTATAGACTTCAGTCTATTTGAAGGTGGAACCAAAGGAGGGCCTGATCACACGATCTCACATCTTTATAGACTTCAGTCTATTTGCATACAGGAGTCAACCATCCAATTAACAGTCCCAAATTGTGAGGTTTCATCCTCCTTGCCTGCTTGCTGGCCCACCCTGCTCTTTTCAATGCTCTTTTCATGTTGTTTATGCTTAGGGCCTGTCAACCATCCAATTAACAGTCCCAAATTGTGAGGTTTCATCCTCCTTGCCTGCTTGCTGGCCCACCATGCTCTTTTCATGTTGTTTATGCTTAGGGCCTGGAGTTTGAAGAAACTGCCCTTGAGTCAATAGCTGAAATTGGACTATTTTGTCTTCATCACCCTaagcacaacagaaaagcatacccaagcagaacagaaaactcagaaCTTAAGGCATCAGTGGGGCTTGGAGCTCCCTGACTTAGTGAGTGACATCTGTGTCCACTTCAGGGAGTTGAAACTCTTTTAAGGTTCTTTAAGGTTTCTTTCACCTCAAACCAGTCTGgaatttcatttcagtaaaacacaggaaaaaagcaatgGATGGCACTAAGGAACACAAGGTTCTTGCAGAAAGCCTGTCAGGGATCCCTTTCAATCCTGCAGGTTTTCAGCCCTGTGTGTGAGGATCAAGAGGATGAAATTATCCATCCCAGGGTGGACACCTCACCTGCCTGCACAGTCTTAGCTTGTTGGCTCTAATGGGTGTGGCCATGTGCTCAGTTACCAGTGGCGAAAAGCCTTGGGGCTTGATGTTCTCCAGGACTGTgagcatgggcagggacagggcagtaGCCAGGGTACTCTGAGGGTTGGTGAGGAGCTCTTTTATCCCAACTCACCTTCCTGACTCGGTAAAAACTCcgtgctggcagagctggggctctaCCACTGcctgtttcctgcagctctgggaccTGAGGCAGACCAGGAGCCGAGTGTGTGAGTACAAAGGACATTTCCAGACCACCACCTCGTGTGTTTTCCTGCCCCGGGGCCCCGCCCTCGCCCCCAGCATCGCCACATCCTCCAGCGACAGCACAGTGAAGGTCTGGGACCAAGACACTGCAGGTAGGggaggctcctgcctgctccGTGTTCCTTTCTCCTGGTTAACAAACCCAATTCCCTCAGTTCTGTCTCCTGGTGGTGATGGGCGAGGTGAGTGCTGCCATCTCTGGAGTTTACTCCAagccagctgcagggcagggtggagAAATGGCCCAGGGCTCAACAAACATGAAGGGGCTGCACATCAGAGATGACAGGGGTCTTCCCTCAGCTAAAAGGAAGAATTACCAGGCAGCTTTTAAAGATACATCAGAGT
This sequence is a window from Ficedula albicollis isolate OC2 chromosome 17, FicAlb1.5, whole genome shotgun sequence. Protein-coding genes within it:
- the WDR31 gene encoding WD repeat-containing protein 31 isoform X2 — encoded protein: MMWELHGPSGPRQHFPGHDLVVTGLAVSPDASQLCTGSRDNSVCKWDTETGQCLGRAAISRNLVTHLCWVPGEPYVIQTSEDKTTRVWDSRELQVAHTFPAKQHVQTCCDASQDGRYCLSSSSGCAGHGAEATLWDLRQTRSRVCEYKGHFQTTTSCVFLPRGPALAPSIATSSSDSTVKVWDQDTAACLATLCLEGSGPLASLAACDSSTLLCASSNSGIHVLRLRGGTEPALQEVGVF
- the WDR31 gene encoding WD repeat-containing protein 31 isoform X1; the encoded protein is MGKLQSKISLHTSKYRAEGSAAPPGPGASQQHSPAHSDAVTSVAALQPDLCVSGGRDKSVAVSSWRSGAALRRFLGHEREVTKVTSALDSSRVFSASRDKTVMMWELHGPSGPRQHFPGHDLVVTGLAVSPDASQLCTGSRDNSVCKWDTETGQCLGRAAISRNLVTHLCWVPGEPYVIQTSEDKTTRVWDSRELQVAHTFPAKQHVQTCCDASQDGRYCLSSSSGCAGHGAEATLWDLRQTRSRVCEYKGHFQTTTSCVFLPRGPALAPSIATSSSDSTVKVWDQDTAACLATLCLEGSGPLASLAACDSSTLLCASSNSGIHVLRLRGGTEPALQEVGVF